GACAAAGCTATGCATTAAGGGCAGTATGTCATGTAACAAAAACAGCTCAAGTTTTGGGAGCCACCAGAAACACCCGTGAGCAtggcagaggggagagggaaacTCAGGCAGCACAAGAACAGCTTTGGGGCAGAGGACATATGATATGGCCATGAACTTGGAAGGCCCACAGCAGTATTCAAGTAATGGGAGGGTTAAAACCCTAATGAggcatttgttttaaaagaacacTGGCTTTTTGGGTAGAGATGAacctggcagctcctggaggagctcTGCCCCACCTCaggacagagcagagagctCTGTGTGCCCCATGGCAGATGGGAGAGATGGTCTTGGTGCTGCCCAGGATTATTAGAGCCCGTCCATTGGGGAGATTTACCCCTGTGTGCTCCTTATGGGGAAGCACCAGCTGAACTGAGCCCTGGGCGTTTGTCCTGAAGCAGCTTTGTGAGGGATCTGCCAGCATGGTGGAGTTCCAGTTTGCAGAATAAAAGAAAGGCCAAACAAAGGGACCTTGGCACAACCTTCACATTTTCAGGGGCTCTCACCCCACCAACTGCCCAGCACCATTTCAAGGCATGGGGAAAATTCAAGTTAAGAACTAGGATCTGGTTGTAAGCAAAACTCCACCTTGCCAAAGCAAGCCAACAATCAATTTTCGCATGATAAAGgtgttcttttaaaacaaactaacaacaacaaaaaaaagaacatttgaGGTTATCTGAgttaaacttaaaaaaacccaaacagtcCTGCAGTCAGAGTCACACACAGAAGAACCAACCCACACCTACATGCGCCAGGAACAGTAAAATGacaatatatataaaattaaccAATAAAGTGCATGTTCCTTATATTACACCTGCCCCTTGTGTGAAAGCAACACCACGGGTTCTGGGTAAGAAATCACAGCCAAGGGCCCAGGATCACATCGTGTTGTAGAGGGGATTGGTTGTCCGCTTTTTGTCATTGGTCTTTTTGAGCCTCCTCAGAGGGTGAGTTCTCCCGTGCTGCTGCCGTGGGGCAACAGCCAGAGCTGAAGATGGAGACAAGGAGTCCAGGACCTGCACCTGGAGCAGCGGAGGGCCCTCCCCGGAGCTAGTCCACGTCGGATCTGCACTGGAACACAAActctgctggctggagctgcactCTTTGGCGTACTGAGCCAGCGGCCTCTCCACCGGCATGCTCTGGGCAATGCACTCGGCTGTTCTGAGCTGTTCCACAAAATGCTTGGTGGGCTCCGGGGAGGAGAGGCGATGCTTCCCACACGCGCTCTCCGAGCCCCTCTCCAACCTCCCCCCACAAAAGCCTCGACCGAGGGCAACGCAGGTGAGAAGCACGGGGTTGGCATTGGAAGAGGCTGACTCCCTGCTGCGTAAGTCGTCCTTGGAGAGGTCCAGGCAGTCCAGTTTGGCCAGGGATGCCGAGCGCTTCATGTGGGAGGGTCTGGTGAGCCCTGCATGCCGGATCCGAGCCTCTATTTCCTTCTCCCGCTGCTTGACCGGCCCGGGGCTGCTGGAGCGCTCCTCCACgctgaggctgctggagctgtgaggGAGGCTGTAACACAGGAACGAGATGTCCAGAAGGTCCATGTTTTCAGCACGCTGCCTGCTGAAGTCCTCGCTGCTCAGCTGCCTTGAGATGCCAGCACCGCCCCCGCAGAGAGGTCTGGGACTGTCCCTGAACGGCAGAGTCGCATCTCCCTCGGTGCCACACGGCGTGACCGGCTCATCGTCTGTACCCGTGCTCTGCTCGGTGACACCTTCCAGGTGAATGATGCAGGAGGGGTAAGGAGAGTGCTCGAGGCTGGCTGAAGGTGGACAGGTCAcctgggcagagggagaagcagcacCGAGGTGAGCAGACATCCCACTGCCTTCCTCGCTGGGGCTGCCCACGGTGAAGGCAGCCTGCTTGCGTACCGCGTGCTCCGGTGGCAAGGGATCCGCTGGAGCCTTCTCCCAGCACATCGAGGGGTTCAAGTTTTCATCTAAAGACGGGGTGGCCGCGGCCAGCTCGCCCTGCTCACAGCTTGTATCGGGGCGCTGCTCCGCAGGCTTGACCGTGAGGGTGTATTCGACGATTTCGATTCTCtttgggaggagggagggcagggatggctcctCCGTCCCGTCAAACGAGACCACTGTCCTGCGCTCTTGTGCCgctccctcctgccccgggTTGGGCTCTGCGGGCAGGGACTCCTGGGCAGGGGGGCCGAGGGGTGCAGGCAGGTGTCTGcccacaggctgctctgccctgggaggCAGCAGCGGCTCCTCAGCGCCCGGACCCTGCGCCTTGTCCCCCTCTGGAGCCATCTCCAGGGGCGGCTCCTCGCTCTTCCCCCGTGGCAGGAGCTCGGCAGCAGGAGAGTCGTTCCTGGAGTTCTTGCGGGTCGGTAAAGTGCAGGCTGGGGCCGTGTGCtggtgctcctgctcctgcctcaagCGCTCCTCGAACTCCAGCGTGGCTCGCCGGACGGAGCCGGGGCACCACTTGGGCTCGGGCTTGATGGAGCCAcgaggctcctgctgctccccgcCGGAGCTGCATTCCTCCAGGTCTGATCTACCAGAAGACAGCTGCAGAGATGGGGCTTCTTCCTGCTCAGTTGGCAGAGggtccttctccttctcctggtGTCCAGCACAGGCTCCTTCACTCTGTTCTAACTTTTCTGATGCCCAAATCACCTCCACTGGCAGGTCATGCACTGTGTTCCTCTTTGGTGTCTGGCTGAGGTTGGCTGAACCCTCTTTCTGCTGGGCAGGTCCTGTTCCCTGGTTGATTGACTCGATCTCTGTGATAATTTCCTTCacagaaatggcattttccGAGTGGGATCTTGTGAGATGACCTGCACCAGGCAGCTCAGGGACCTCCTGCAACACACAAACAGGAGAATTACAAAGTGCATCACCTGTGCTGACACAGAGCGAACAGCAGCAGGTTAGAGAAAATAAGGTGCACATCCCCAAAGGAACAAAACAGCATGTGGCAGTGTGTGGAGAGAGATCACGAGAGCAGTGACCATTAATGTAGGTTTTTTGCTGTCTCCAAGACTGAATTTAACACACTCCAGGGTGGATTTTCACTTAGACTAAGATCTAAGAACCTTAATTGCAACAAACTCCAAGGAAAAGgtagctgttttatttttctaaatgaagAAAAGTCCGACAAATAAAAAGAATCCTAATACTGCTAAAAGTACCATTTTGAACTGAAAACATGAGAAATTCTGCTCATGTATGGAGACAGAAAGAAGTATATCAAAAAGAATGACCAAGCACTGAAATGCTCTGGTTTCCCAGAGGAAAATTACCAGGGGGACTCCCAGTCCCCACAGACACTCTCTGCCAAATCACAGGAGAGAGCACTGGCCTATTATATTTGGAAAAGCCTTACTGCCTCACATGGAGATGGAAAAGATTCAAGCAATGCAGGATGGAATTTAAATAAGAGAAGCTCCCAGAAAATGATGGCCCCGGACATCATCAATCCCTGTGAGAGTCCTGGAGGCTGAAAAGCAATTATGAGAAAAAGGTACCTAAATTTAGAGGTTACTAAATTTTGTCAAGACCATCTCTCTACCCAGGAGAAGTGAGCCATGACGTGCCCAATCCCATCATTCCAGACCTGGACAGGTTAATTTCTTCCTCCAGCAGTGGAAGCTCTACACCTGCCTTGATTTACTACCCCAATGCTGGTGCTTCccaaggagggaaaagggccaGTTTTGCCCCGTTCTTTGGTGGATTTCTCAAGTCAGATAAATATCCATGCAGATTTGGGATGTTGGCTGGGCTCAGGGTCTGGCTTATTAGTGGGTCAAGTCCCACCTTTCTGCTCTCCTGATGCAAAACTCAAAAATAAGTTTCTCATGAGAACAGCACAGCAGGTCAGGTCAAGGTCGGCTCATGGCCTTGCCAATGCCAGCAAACTGATGTTTAAggaaaaagtgcaaaaaagggCAAGTATCTAAAAGTGAAGGAAGGGAGAAGCATCTAGCAATCCCTCCCCAAACACCGTGTCCAGTGAAAGCAGGGCTTGAAAATCCCAtccacagccaccccacagcaGAAAACAGCCCACAGATAAGGCTGAGCAGCAGTTCCTAAAAAACCTGAGCAAGTTATTTTAACCTTTTGTTGCTCTTCATCTGTGGAGGAGTCATCGGATGGCTGAGGAGAGtttccagggctgctccttCGAGCATCTGCACCCCCATCTGCAGCAGGTGGCACTTCCAGCACAGGCACCCTGGAGACCCCATTCCTCCCAGTCCCTTGCTCCTCTGGCCTGGAATGGGAGCAGGTGCGTGACCGGCTCTCCTGGGAGAGCTCCACGAATTTCTCCAAAGCGCTGAAGAAATCAATCCTGTCTGTGCTGAGGTCTGTCACTTGGGGCTGAGGGTTCTGTTGGAGACCTAGGGAATTTTGGTTTGGGGACTGGGGGAAGTCTTTTAAACATGAAGTGAATTCTTCCATGGGAACCAAGTGCACGTTCATATCAGGCTTAAGGGCATCTTTTTCTAGATCGTCCACCGTCAGATCAGAAAACTCCGTTATTTCCAaggggtgctggagctgcattAAGGCCTCAGAAGCACGGCAGTTGTCAGGGGGGACGGAGTCTACACAACACCCTGCTGTACAGCCATTGATATTGTTCAGGTTCAGCTTGTCCTCCATCTGCTCTGTGTGGAAGTCTCTGCAAGTAAACTCTAAGTGGATCCTTCTCTCCTTCACACACACGTCCTCAATCATGTTTGTGtcttctgggagctgctgctccctgtccagCTCAGCTGAGTAGATGGGAGACATGGGCTGCTGGTTGTCATTAGTCTTGGCCTCCGAGATCTGGTCAGCTGAGGTGGTGATCTCCTTTTTgttcagctccagcccagccttgcaGATGGGCTCGTGGTGATCTGAGAGGTCGCTGTCCGAGTGCGAGCGCCACAGTTTGTTGTGCCGCTGtttgctgcagggaaggagagcaaaggaaaacagtgaGTAATTTCTACATACCACAGCCAGATCTACCTTGCTGTAAGAGGACACAACCTACAATAGAAACTGTGCCAAATGCTGGAGTCACTGACCACAGCTGCGGCTTCACCTGAACAGTTCAGGGCCagacctgctgctggagaagtcCATCCAGTAATGAGCTGCTTTCCAGGAGCTAAATTCCATGGCACCATTCTGCTCCACACACCCCTCCCTATTTCTCAGCAGTATTTGATCCATCCATTCAACAAATGCAATGTTTAATTGACTGCAGAATTTGGTCCTTTCTCATTCAGCACTTTTCCATTTGCTAGCAGTGAGTGGTGACCAGAAGAGAGAGAGCCCCTTGTGCTGGACATAAGCAGGTGGTGGACACTGAATGAAGTCCAATTTCCCTCGTGGTTCCTTCTCTGAATAGCTTCAGTTATCAATAACTGGCTCTTGTAACCGAGGGATAGAGTGGGATGAGTAGAGGTGGGTGTGTGCAAAAACACACAAGACATCCTCAACAGTAAACACACAGCCCAAATTACCACCCACCTTCCACAGGAAGGAAGCTCAGaactcctccagctcctggaaagCCCCTTTAGGAAAGTCTGAGCCAACAAAAGGACAAATAACTGCCAGTGGCATTGCATCACCTTCCTCAGCTCCACCtgccaaaaaccccaacccatGCACCTGGGCTTACAGAGAGCACTGCAGGCAACTTCTTGCCATGAAATGCCAGAGCTAGCCCAGGCTGCCAGGGTTTGCTGAGTGGCCACGGCCACAGGGATGTGTTTCCACCCATTGCCCCTAGGAGGAACACAGAAACCACAGAAGCCTCCTTGGAGCTGCAGATGTTGCAAAAACCCTTCAGTCCCTTGCTAGCATGAGCAGGCACTCCCAGATACATCCAGTGGCCATGGTAAGTTAATTAACAGATGGTACTGAGCTAATTACCATGTGCCAGTTCAGTTGTGGGTGCCCAACAGCTAAGGAAAAGAATCCATTGCAGATTTAGCTTTCCAACCCTATAATCAGTGACAACCTTCTCGTGTGACACAGGGCAGAATCAGGTCCTGTCACAGGAGAGGAGGGTCACAGTCAGAGGCCAAAGACGCTGTCCTGGGGTGCACATGCTCCATCTCCAGTGGGTTTTGGAGCAGTTTGACACTGGCAGCAGAAACAGGCTTGTCCCTGAGGCAGGTTCTTGCTTGAGCTTTTCATGGAATGTCATCTGACATCTCTGCTCATACaacctggggagctgctggtgtttTCTGAGGGCACCTCAGTGCTCAAATCCAGCTCTCTGCTACACATTTGATTTTGAAAGTTCCCTTCCCAGAGTCCACAGTCACCTCTTGACCTTCCTGGGCAACATTCCTGGTGCTTGTACCCACACCAACTTTGGACCAGGAACCGCCCCCACCTCTCACCAGCTCTCCAGGCTTGGGTATAAAAATGCTGTTGATTCACAAGCTGGACAAGGCACAGGAGATCCCAAACACTGGTTTCCTGTAACTTATCTATAACTAATAACAGAAACAGGCCTGGCTCAGCCTTGCTGTGTTTATCAACAGAGGGAGGGGACAGTTTAACTAACCCCAGGAAGTATGACAGTCCCAAAGAGCAAAACACACTTGTTGTTGTGACTAAAAGCAGGCAGGGGGTTTTCATTTTACAGCTGGAAAACATATCCCAGTTGCTATAACCCCAGCACAAAAACGTAACTGGATAGTGTGAGCACATGGCTGCCCTCACATATCTTCCCCCTGAAATTGGAGCAGTCACATGAGTGTCAatctgttggggtttttttgttgttgtttttggtttttttacctGTCCTGGAATACTGCAGCAATAAACAATAAAGCCAGAGGGCAAAGCTAAATAACacaaacaaagaggaaaaaaagcagtttgtAGCTGAGAGAGGAAGTGGATAAAGAGGGA
Above is a genomic segment from Vidua chalybeata isolate OUT-0048 chromosome 20, bVidCha1 merged haplotype, whole genome shotgun sequence containing:
- the SSH2 gene encoding protein phosphatase Slingshot homolog 2 isoform X1, whose translation is MALVTVQRSPTPSATSSPCASEADSGEEECRSQPRSISESFLTVKGAALFLPRGNGSSTPRISHRRNKHAGDLQQHLQAMFILLRPEDNIRLAVRLESTYQNRTRYMVVVSTNGRQDTEESIVLGMDFSSNDSSTCTMGLVLPLWSDTLIHLDGDGGFSVSTDNRVHIFKPVSVQAMWSALQSLHKACEVARSNNYYPGSLFLTWVSYYESHINSDQSSVNEWNAMQDVQSHRPDSPALFTDVPTERERTERLIKTKLREIMMQKDLENITSKEIRTELEMQMVCNLREFKEFIDNEMIVILGQMDSPTQIFDHVFLGSEWNASNLEDLQNRGVRYILNVTREIDNFFPGLFEYHNIRVYDEEATDLLAYWNDTYKFISKAKKNGSKCLVHCKMGVSRSASTVIAYAMKEYGWNLDRAYDYVKERRTVTKPNPSFMRQLEEYQGILLASKQRHNKLWRSHSDSDLSDHHEPICKAGLELNKKEITTSADQISEAKTNDNQQPMSPIYSAELDREQQLPEDTNMIEDVCVKERRIHLEFTCRDFHTEQMEDKLNLNNINGCTAGCCVDSVPPDNCRASEALMQLQHPLEITEFSDLTVDDLEKDALKPDMNVHLVPMEEFTSCLKDFPQSPNQNSLGLQQNPQPQVTDLSTDRIDFFSALEKFVELSQESRSRTCSHSRPEEQGTGRNGVSRVPVLEVPPAADGGADARRSSPGNSPQPSDDSSTDEEQQKEVPELPGAGHLTRSHSENAISVKEIITEIESINQGTGPAQQKEGSANLSQTPKRNTVHDLPVEVIWASEKLEQSEGACAGHQEKEKDPLPTEQEEAPSLQLSSGRSDLEECSSGGEQQEPRGSIKPEPKWCPGSVRRATLEFEERLRQEQEHQHTAPACTLPTRKNSRNDSPAAELLPRGKSEEPPLEMAPEGDKAQGPGAEEPLLPPRAEQPVGRHLPAPLGPPAQESLPAEPNPGQEGAAQERRTVVSFDGTEEPSLPSLLPKRIEIVEYTLTVKPAEQRPDTSCEQGELAAATPSLDENLNPSMCWEKAPADPLPPEHAVRKQAAFTVGSPSEEGSGMSAHLGAASPSAQVTCPPSASLEHSPYPSCIIHLEGVTEQSTGTDDEPVTPCGTEGDATLPFRDSPRPLCGGGAGISRQLSSEDFSRQRAENMDLLDISFLCYSLPHSSSSLSVEERSSSPGPVKQREKEIEARIRHAGLTRPSHMKRSASLAKLDCLDLSKDDLRSRESASSNANPVLLTCVALGRGFCGGRLERGSESACGKHRLSSPEPTKHFVEQLRTAECIAQSMPVERPLAQYAKECSSSQQSLCSSADPTWTSSGEGPPLLQVQVLDSLSPSSALAVAPRQQHGRTHPLRRLKKTNDKKRTTNPLYNTM
- the SSH2 gene encoding protein phosphatase Slingshot homolog 2 isoform X3, with amino-acid sequence MIPYFSDNAVISQGAIAQLISESFLTVKGAALFLPRGNGSSTPRISHRRNKHAGDLQQHLQAMFILLRPEDNIRLAVRLESTYQNRTRYMVVVSTNGRQDTEESIVLGMDFSSNDSSTCTMGLVLPLWSDTLIHLDGDGGFSVSTDNRVHIFKPVSVQAMWSALQSLHKACEVARSNNYYPGSLFLTWVSYYESHINSDQSSVNEWNAMQDVQSHRPDSPALFTDVPTERERTERLIKTKLREIMMQKDLENITSKEIRTELEMQMVCNLREFKEFIDNEMIVILGQMDSPTQIFDHVFLGSEWNASNLEDLQNRGVRYILNVTREIDNFFPGLFEYHNIRVYDEEATDLLAYWNDTYKFISKAKKNGSKCLVHCKMGVSRSASTVIAYAMKEYGWNLDRAYDYVKERRTVTKPNPSFMRQLEEYQGILLASKQRHNKLWRSHSDSDLSDHHEPICKAGLELNKKEITTSADQISEAKTNDNQQPMSPIYSAELDREQQLPEDTNMIEDVCVKERRIHLEFTCRDFHTEQMEDKLNLNNINGCTAGCCVDSVPPDNCRASEALMQLQHPLEITEFSDLTVDDLEKDALKPDMNVHLVPMEEFTSCLKDFPQSPNQNSLGLQQNPQPQVTDLSTDRIDFFSALEKFVELSQESRSRTCSHSRPEEQGTGRNGVSRVPVLEVPPAADGGADARRSSPGNSPQPSDDSSTDEEQQKEVPELPGAGHLTRSHSENAISVKEIITEIESINQGTGPAQQKEGSANLSQTPKRNTVHDLPVEVIWASEKLEQSEGACAGHQEKEKDPLPTEQEEAPSLQLSSGRSDLEECSSGGEQQEPRGSIKPEPKWCPGSVRRATLEFEERLRQEQEHQHTAPACTLPTRKNSRNDSPAAELLPRGKSEEPPLEMAPEGDKAQGPGAEEPLLPPRAEQPVGRHLPAPLGPPAQESLPAEPNPGQEGAAQERRTVVSFDGTEEPSLPSLLPKRIEIVEYTLTVKPAEQRPDTSCEQGELAAATPSLDENLNPSMCWEKAPADPLPPEHAVRKQAAFTVGSPSEEGSGMSAHLGAASPSAQVTCPPSASLEHSPYPSCIIHLEGVTEQSTGTDDEPVTPCGTEGDATLPFRDSPRPLCGGGAGISRQLSSEDFSRQRAENMDLLDISFLCYSLPHSSSSLSVEERSSSPGPVKQREKEIEARIRHAGLTRPSHMKRSASLAKLDCLDLSKDDLRSRESASSNANPVLLTCVALGRGFCGGRLERGSESACGKHRLSSPEPTKHFVEQLRTAECIAQSMPVERPLAQYAKECSSSQQSLCSSADPTWTSSGEGPPLLQVQVLDSLSPSSALAVAPRQQHGRTHPLRRLKKTNDKKRTTNPLYNTM
- the SSH2 gene encoding protein phosphatase Slingshot homolog 2 isoform X2: MALVTVQRSPTPSATSSPCASEADSGEEECRSQPRSISESFLTVKGAALFLPRGNGSSTPRISHRRNKHAGDLQQHLQAMFILLRPEDNIRLAVRLESTYQNRTRYMVVVSTNGRQDTEESIVLGMDFSSNDSTCTMGLVLPLWSDTLIHLDGDGGFSVSTDNRVHIFKPVSVQAMWSALQSLHKACEVARSNNYYPGSLFLTWVSYYESHINSDQSSVNEWNAMQDVQSHRPDSPALFTDVPTERERTERLIKTKLREIMMQKDLENITSKEIRTELEMQMVCNLREFKEFIDNEMIVILGQMDSPTQIFDHVFLGSEWNASNLEDLQNRGVRYILNVTREIDNFFPGLFEYHNIRVYDEEATDLLAYWNDTYKFISKAKKNGSKCLVHCKMGVSRSASTVIAYAMKEYGWNLDRAYDYVKERRTVTKPNPSFMRQLEEYQGILLASKQRHNKLWRSHSDSDLSDHHEPICKAGLELNKKEITTSADQISEAKTNDNQQPMSPIYSAELDREQQLPEDTNMIEDVCVKERRIHLEFTCRDFHTEQMEDKLNLNNINGCTAGCCVDSVPPDNCRASEALMQLQHPLEITEFSDLTVDDLEKDALKPDMNVHLVPMEEFTSCLKDFPQSPNQNSLGLQQNPQPQVTDLSTDRIDFFSALEKFVELSQESRSRTCSHSRPEEQGTGRNGVSRVPVLEVPPAADGGADARRSSPGNSPQPSDDSSTDEEQQKEVPELPGAGHLTRSHSENAISVKEIITEIESINQGTGPAQQKEGSANLSQTPKRNTVHDLPVEVIWASEKLEQSEGACAGHQEKEKDPLPTEQEEAPSLQLSSGRSDLEECSSGGEQQEPRGSIKPEPKWCPGSVRRATLEFEERLRQEQEHQHTAPACTLPTRKNSRNDSPAAELLPRGKSEEPPLEMAPEGDKAQGPGAEEPLLPPRAEQPVGRHLPAPLGPPAQESLPAEPNPGQEGAAQERRTVVSFDGTEEPSLPSLLPKRIEIVEYTLTVKPAEQRPDTSCEQGELAAATPSLDENLNPSMCWEKAPADPLPPEHAVRKQAAFTVGSPSEEGSGMSAHLGAASPSAQVTCPPSASLEHSPYPSCIIHLEGVTEQSTGTDDEPVTPCGTEGDATLPFRDSPRPLCGGGAGISRQLSSEDFSRQRAENMDLLDISFLCYSLPHSSSSLSVEERSSSPGPVKQREKEIEARIRHAGLTRPSHMKRSASLAKLDCLDLSKDDLRSRESASSNANPVLLTCVALGRGFCGGRLERGSESACGKHRLSSPEPTKHFVEQLRTAECIAQSMPVERPLAQYAKECSSSQQSLCSSADPTWTSSGEGPPLLQVQVLDSLSPSSALAVAPRQQHGRTHPLRRLKKTNDKKRTTNPLYNTM